The following proteins are co-located in the Rheinheimera salexigens genome:
- a CDS encoding sterol desaturase family protein, with protein MHRIHHSQRPEETNSNYSFNLTVWDKLFGSYRKTATKIDQELDIGLVQYQKPEQNSGLGYLLSLPFRRQK; from the coding sequence ATGCACCGCATTCACCACAGCCAACGGCCAGAAGAAACCAATAGTAACTACAGTTTTAATTTAACGGTGTGGGATAAACTATTTGGCAGCTATCGCAAAACCGCCACTAAAATAGATCAAGAATTAGATATCGGCTTAGTGCAATACCAAAAACCAGAGCAAAATAGCGGCTTAGGCTACTTGCTCAGTTTACCGTTTCGGCGTCAAAAGTAA